From a region of the Xanthomonas rydalmerensis genome:
- a CDS encoding Wzz/FepE/Etk N-terminal domain-containing protein: MPQDEIYLIDLWRILRREWRWCLLPLLLALALAALFLHGATRQWQATAWVQVGEFGPTPSGRDPKLEPFQRVIDRIKTRQFQEQVLRGAGVALDSRQAALYRDSLKLDPDPYANLIQLTLRAQSPQQARQLATATIAQLQALHRGIQAGPLQQANARLQALAADIAATQAERDRLLQQQREDRGSVEQQLLGNMLLSEKTTTLRGLKAEREELLGRLGARYTYDTSAPWETYVPPRAAFPNPVLVLAAALLAGLGGGVLAAVVRNALRRRQTRPTAAVA, encoded by the coding sequence ATGCCCCAAGACGAAATCTACCTGATCGACCTGTGGCGGATCCTGCGGCGGGAATGGCGCTGGTGCCTGCTGCCGCTGTTGCTGGCATTGGCGCTGGCGGCGCTGTTCCTGCATGGCGCGACCCGCCAGTGGCAGGCCACCGCCTGGGTGCAGGTCGGCGAGTTCGGCCCGACCCCGTCCGGGCGCGACCCCAAGCTGGAACCGTTCCAGCGGGTGATCGACCGGATCAAGACCCGGCAGTTCCAGGAACAGGTGCTGCGCGGCGCCGGCGTGGCGTTGGACAGCCGCCAGGCCGCGCTGTACCGCGACAGCCTCAAGCTGGATCCGGACCCGTACGCCAACCTGATCCAGCTGACCCTGCGCGCCCAATCGCCGCAGCAGGCACGGCAGCTGGCGACGGCCACCATCGCGCAGTTGCAGGCGCTGCACCGGGGCATCCAGGCCGGCCCGCTGCAGCAGGCCAATGCACGGCTGCAGGCGCTGGCCGCGGACATCGCCGCCACCCAGGCCGAGCGCGACCGCCTGCTGCAGCAGCAGCGCGAAGACCGCGGCAGCGTCGAACAGCAATTGCTCGGCAACATGCTGCTGTCGGAGAAGACCACCACGCTGCGCGGCCTCAAGGCCGAACGCGAGGAGCTGCTCGGCCGGCTCGGCGCGCGCTACACCTACGACACCTCGGCGCCCTGGGAGACCTATGTGCCGCCACGCGCCGCGTTCCCCAACCCGGTGCTGGTGCTGGCCGCGGCGCTGCTGGCCGGGCTCGGCGGCGGCGTGCTGGCCGCGGTGGTGCGCAATGCGCTGCGTCGCCGCCAGACGCGGCCGACTGCGGCTGTCGCATAA
- a CDS encoding glycosyltransferase family 2 protein produces the protein MDAPHTPPTLPLVSVLIPAYNHARFVQRCLDSVLEDPYPNKELVIVDDGSSDGTAECIAEWIAQHGDTLHVRFWPRENLGIAATLNHLVAMARGEFLRLGASDDYLLPGGLGVQVAYLGAHPHKAAVIGDAIVVDTQGRTLHQSSMRDLHGVDKRLYLSEAGIRRAVIRHWAVSGAVALVRRSALQPGAEWDEGLRIEDWDFFLRLVARDALGFLDVAVCAYRVHDHNASRTRHLPSRLANLAESRQVALRRARLFDPACRTLLHAQAHYIAAKIAFLRRSPLALGGHLLAHAWLSLLARLRQGGQPALIERT, from the coding sequence ATGGACGCACCGCACACGCCGCCGACGCTGCCGCTGGTGTCGGTGTTGATCCCGGCCTACAACCACGCGCGCTTCGTGCAGCGCTGCCTGGACAGCGTGCTGGAGGATCCGTACCCGAACAAGGAACTGGTGATCGTCGACGACGGCTCCAGCGACGGCACCGCCGAGTGCATCGCCGAGTGGATTGCCCAGCACGGCGACACCTTGCACGTGCGCTTCTGGCCGCGCGAGAACCTCGGCATCGCCGCCACGCTCAACCACCTGGTGGCGATGGCCCGCGGCGAGTTTCTGCGCCTGGGGGCCAGCGACGATTACCTGCTGCCCGGCGGGCTGGGCGTGCAGGTGGCGTACCTGGGCGCGCATCCGCACAAGGCTGCGGTGATCGGCGACGCCATCGTGGTCGACACCCAGGGCCGCACGCTGCACCAGAGCAGCATGCGCGACCTGCACGGCGTGGACAAACGCCTGTACCTGAGCGAGGCCGGCATCCGCCGCGCGGTGATCCGCCACTGGGCGGTGAGCGGGGCGGTGGCGCTGGTCCGGCGCAGCGCGCTGCAGCCGGGCGCGGAGTGGGACGAGGGCCTGCGTATCGAGGACTGGGACTTCTTCCTGCGCCTGGTCGCGCGCGACGCCCTCGGCTTCCTGGACGTCGCCGTCTGCGCCTACCGCGTGCACGACCACAACGCCAGCCGCACCCGGCACTTGCCCAGCCGCCTGGCCAACCTGGCCGAATCGCGGCAGGTGGCATTGCGCCGCGCGCGGTTGTTCGATCCCGCCTGCCGCACCCTGCTGCATGCGCAGGCGCACTACATCGCCGCCAAGATCGCGTTCCTGCGGCGCAGCCCGCTGGCGCTGGGCGGGCACCTGTTGGCACATGCGTGGCTGTCGCTGTTGGCGCGGTTGCGCCAGGGCGGCCAGCCAGCCCTGATCGAGCGCACATGA
- a CDS encoding O-antigen translocase — protein sequence MNVLRSGVYSGVATAAKLLSALLVLKLVAVYAGPSGVARLGQFTSLMSLLAVVAGGGIGAGVVKYVAEYRDDAQSLTRLLGSALGYACVAACAMGVAALLCSRLIAERLLGDAQYQPLICVLAVAQLGIALANYILAVVNGFMDVRRLALIQVAGAVLSVLLVAALAHGMGLYGALLGLVLGQVAWLCAGVPALRRSPYFRREMLRIRFDPAMVRRLAAFSAMTLASALLPLLVNIGVRDHLAGQLGWQQVGYWQAVSRVSDAYLLFFTTAINVHYLPKLAALHTRTALLQELRGAYRYVLPAVILAAATVYLCRDWITRLLFSAHFAAALPLYAPQLLGDVLKIASFVLSYLMLAKAMTRLFVLSECFFAASYLGLVVLFTAHMGLIGAAYAFACNYALYLAFNVLVVRRYLRGLG from the coding sequence ATGAACGTGCTGCGCAGCGGCGTGTACAGCGGCGTGGCCACCGCGGCCAAGCTGCTGTCCGCGTTGCTGGTGCTCAAGCTGGTGGCGGTGTACGCCGGGCCGTCCGGGGTCGCCCGGCTCGGCCAGTTCACCAGCCTGATGTCGCTGCTGGCGGTCGTGGCCGGGGGCGGCATCGGTGCCGGCGTGGTCAAGTACGTGGCCGAGTACCGCGACGATGCGCAGTCGCTGACCCGGCTGCTGGGAAGCGCCTTGGGCTATGCCTGCGTCGCAGCGTGCGCGATGGGCGTGGCCGCACTGCTGTGCAGTCGCCTGATCGCCGAGCGCCTGCTCGGCGACGCGCAGTACCAGCCGCTGATCTGCGTGCTGGCGGTGGCGCAGCTCGGGATTGCGCTGGCCAACTACATCCTGGCGGTGGTCAATGGCTTCATGGACGTGCGCCGGCTGGCCTTGATCCAGGTCGCCGGCGCGGTGCTGAGCGTGCTGCTGGTGGCGGCGCTGGCGCACGGCATGGGCCTGTATGGGGCGCTGTTGGGCCTGGTGCTGGGGCAGGTCGCCTGGCTGTGCGCCGGGGTACCGGCGCTGCGGCGCAGCCCGTACTTCCGCCGCGAGATGCTGCGCATCCGCTTCGACCCGGCGATGGTGCGGCGGCTGGCCGCCTTCTCCGCGATGACCCTGGCCTCGGCGCTGCTGCCGCTGCTGGTCAACATCGGCGTGCGCGATCATCTGGCCGGCCAGCTCGGCTGGCAGCAGGTCGGCTATTGGCAGGCGGTGAGCCGTGTCTCCGATGCCTACCTGCTGTTCTTCACCACCGCCATCAACGTCCACTACCTGCCCAAGCTGGCGGCGCTGCACACGCGCACCGCGCTGCTGCAGGAACTGCGTGGCGCCTACCGCTACGTGCTGCCGGCGGTGATCCTGGCCGCGGCTACGGTGTACCTGTGCCGCGACTGGATCACCCGGCTGCTGTTCTCGGCCCATTTTGCCGCCGCGTTGCCGCTGTATGCGCCGCAGCTGCTCGGCGACGTGCTCAAGATCGCCTCCTTCGTGCTGTCCTACCTGATGCTGGCCAAGGCGATGACGCGGCTGTTCGTGCTCTCCGAATGCTTTTTCGCCGCCAGCTACCTGGGCCTGGTGGTGCTGTTCACCGCGCACATGGGCCTGATCGGCGCGGCCTATGCGTTCGCCTGCAACTACGCGCTGTACCTGGCGTTCAACGTGCTGGTGGTGCGCCGCTACCTGCGAGGACTGGGCTGA
- a CDS encoding DegT/DnrJ/EryC1/StrS family aminotransferase, whose protein sequence is MNLPAGSVPFLDLRASNARYADELKAAAARVIDSGWYVLGEELDAFEREFAAYCGTAHAIGVGNGMDALTLILRGYRALGRLREGDEVLVPGNTFIASFLAISENRLRPVPLEPDAASFNLDPAQVERAIGPRTKAILAVHLYGQLAEMAALRSIAEQHGLLLLEDAAQAHGARRDGRPAGSFGDAAGFSFFPGKNLGALGDGGAVTTDDDALATQLRVLRNYGSDIKYRHLVQGVNSRLDELQAALLRVKLRHLDADIAARRAIAQRYLDGIAHPRIAVPQVADPAAHAWHLFVVRCAQRDALQQHLQAQGVQCLVHYPTPPHRQPAYPELATLQLPLCERLAAEVLSLPIGPTLDDAAVAQVIDACRRFGGVAA, encoded by the coding sequence ATGAACCTGCCAGCGGGCAGCGTGCCGTTCCTCGACCTGCGCGCCAGCAATGCGCGCTATGCCGACGAGCTCAAGGCCGCCGCGGCGAGGGTGATCGATTCCGGGTGGTACGTGCTCGGCGAGGAACTGGACGCGTTCGAGCGCGAGTTCGCCGCCTACTGCGGCACCGCCCATGCCATCGGCGTCGGCAACGGCATGGACGCGCTGACCCTGATCCTGCGCGGCTACCGCGCACTCGGCCGGCTGCGCGAAGGCGACGAGGTGCTGGTGCCGGGCAATACCTTCATCGCCAGCTTCCTGGCGATCAGCGAGAACCGGCTGCGACCGGTGCCGCTGGAGCCGGACGCGGCCAGCTTCAACTTGGATCCGGCGCAGGTGGAACGGGCGATCGGCCCGCGCACCAAGGCGATCCTGGCGGTGCACCTGTATGGGCAACTTGCGGAGATGGCCGCGTTGCGCAGCATTGCCGAGCAGCATGGCCTACTCCTGCTCGAGGACGCGGCGCAGGCGCATGGCGCACGCCGCGACGGCCGCCCTGCCGGTAGCTTCGGCGATGCCGCCGGTTTCAGTTTCTTCCCCGGCAAGAACCTGGGCGCGCTCGGCGACGGCGGCGCGGTGACCACCGACGACGACGCGCTGGCGACGCAGCTACGCGTGCTGCGCAACTACGGCTCGGACATCAAGTACCGGCATCTGGTGCAGGGCGTGAACTCGCGCCTGGACGAACTGCAGGCGGCGCTGTTGCGGGTCAAGCTGCGCCATCTGGATGCCGACATCGCCGCGCGCCGCGCGATCGCCCAGCGATACCTCGATGGCATCGCGCATCCGCGGATCGCAGTGCCGCAGGTGGCCGACCCGGCGGCGCACGCCTGGCACCTGTTCGTGGTGCGCTGCGCACAGCGCGATGCGCTGCAACAGCATCTGCAGGCCCAGGGCGTGCAGTGCCTGGTGCATTACCCGACGCCGCCGCATCGGCAGCCGGCCTATCCGGAACTGGCGACGCTGCAGTTGCCGCTGTGCGAGCGGTTGGCTGCCGAGGTGCTCAGTCTGCCGATCGGCCCGACCCTGGACGACGCGGCGGTCGCGCAGGTGATCGACGCCTGCCGGCGTTTCGGTGGCGTGGCGGCATGA
- a CDS encoding GNAT family N-acetyltransferase, producing the protein MLSVRAYTATDAPAWDAVVDASRNGNLLHRRGYMDYHAARFVDASLLVEDAGAPVAVFPANRDGDAVTSHAGLSYAGLVSTHALRATATLEAFERIAAHYRDTGVRTLLYKAVPHLFHRSPAEEDLYALHRLGARLQRRDLSSAVPLREPPRFAAARKRSVAKARRAGLRVQRADDPAPLHTLLGEVLQRHGARPTHSLDELRLLCARFPAQIVPYEVRDGADLLAGTLVYDFGHVVHTQYLACSEQGRRADALSLLLAELIEQVYAQREFLSLGISTEQQGQVLNAGLVEQKERFGARAVVHDFYHWELQ; encoded by the coding sequence ATGCTGTCGGTTAGGGCGTATACCGCGACCGACGCGCCGGCATGGGATGCCGTGGTGGACGCCTCGCGCAACGGCAATCTGCTGCACCGGCGTGGCTACATGGACTATCACGCTGCACGCTTCGTCGATGCTTCGTTGTTGGTCGAGGACGCCGGCGCGCCGGTGGCGGTGTTTCCGGCCAACCGCGATGGCGACGCGGTGACCAGCCATGCCGGCCTCAGCTATGCCGGCTTGGTGTCGACCCACGCGCTGCGTGCGACGGCGACGCTGGAGGCGTTCGAGCGCATCGCCGCGCATTATCGCGACACCGGCGTGCGCACGCTGCTGTACAAGGCGGTGCCGCATCTGTTTCATCGCAGTCCGGCGGAAGAGGACCTGTACGCGCTGCACCGGCTCGGCGCGCGCCTGCAGCGCCGCGACCTGTCCTCGGCGGTGCCCTTACGCGAACCGCCGCGCTTCGCCGCCGCACGCAAGCGCTCGGTCGCCAAGGCACGCCGCGCCGGGCTGCGCGTGCAACGGGCAGACGATCCGGCGCCGCTGCATACGCTGCTGGGCGAGGTACTGCAACGCCACGGCGCGCGCCCGACCCACAGCCTGGACGAACTGCGCCTGCTGTGCGCGCGCTTTCCGGCGCAGATCGTGCCCTACGAAGTGCGCGACGGTGCCGACCTGCTGGCCGGCACGCTGGTGTACGACTTCGGCCACGTCGTCCATACCCAATACCTGGCCTGCTCGGAGCAGGGCCGCCGCGCCGATGCGCTGAGCCTGCTGCTGGCCGAACTGATCGAGCAGGTCTACGCGCAGCGCGAGTTCCTCAGCCTGGGCATTTCCACCGAGCAGCAGGGCCAGGTGCTCAATGCCGGCCTGGTCGAGCAGAAGGAGCGCTTCGGCGCACGCGCCGTGGTCCACGATTTCTACCATTGGGAATTGCAATGA
- a CDS encoding acetyltransferase, protein MARPLVIVGAGELAQIACEYFTHDSDYEVLAFSVERDYLSAPTLAGLPVVAYEELEQRYPPSQVEAFVAIPASGLNRLRTRFYLDAKRRGYRMASYVSSHAFVWRNVELGEHCFVFEHNVLQPFTRIGANCILWSGNHVGHRTTIHDHVFVASHAVISGYCEIGASSFIGVNATLSDRVKVAADNVIGAGALLTRDTEPGRVYVGAPARAVAGKSSFDVDL, encoded by the coding sequence ATGGCGCGTCCCCTGGTCATCGTCGGCGCCGGCGAACTGGCGCAGATCGCCTGCGAATACTTCACCCACGACAGCGACTACGAGGTGCTGGCCTTCAGCGTGGAGCGCGACTACCTGTCCGCGCCGACCCTGGCCGGCCTGCCGGTGGTGGCCTACGAGGAGCTCGAACAGCGATATCCGCCGTCGCAGGTGGAGGCGTTCGTGGCGATCCCCGCCAGCGGACTCAACCGGCTACGCACGCGGTTCTATCTGGACGCCAAGCGCCGCGGCTACCGCATGGCCAGCTACGTCAGCTCGCACGCCTTCGTCTGGCGCAACGTGGAACTGGGCGAGCACTGCTTCGTGTTCGAGCACAACGTGCTGCAGCCGTTCACCCGCATCGGTGCCAACTGCATCCTGTGGAGCGGCAACCACGTCGGCCACCGCACGACGATCCACGACCACGTATTCGTGGCCTCGCACGCGGTGATTTCCGGCTACTGCGAGATCGGCGCGAGCAGCTTCATCGGGGTCAACGCCACGCTCAGCGACCGGGTCAAGGTCGCCGCCGACAACGTCATCGGCGCCGGTGCGCTGCTGACCCGCGACACCGAACCCGGACGCGTCTACGTCGGTGCGCCGGCTCGGGCGGTGGCCGGCAAGTCCAGCTTCGACGTGGACCTGTGA
- a CDS encoding sugar 3,4-ketoisomerase — protein sequence MAIERIQLRTHGDARGQLVALEQQRDVPFDIRRVYYLFATRNGVHRGQHAHRHLNQLAVALHGSVSFLLDDGSGPTQVVLDDPRQGLLLGSMVWRDLYDFSADCVLMVLADQAYDPTDYIFDYDEFLREAAGMRRQEA from the coding sequence ATGGCAATCGAACGAATCCAGTTGCGGACGCACGGCGACGCGCGCGGCCAGCTCGTGGCGCTGGAGCAACAGCGCGACGTGCCTTTCGACATCCGCCGCGTGTACTACCTGTTCGCCACCCGCAACGGCGTGCACCGCGGCCAGCATGCGCACCGCCATCTCAACCAGCTGGCGGTGGCGTTGCACGGTTCGGTGTCGTTCCTGCTCGACGACGGCAGCGGTCCGACGCAGGTGGTGCTGGACGATCCGCGGCAGGGCCTGCTGCTCGGCAGCATGGTCTGGCGCGATCTCTACGACTTCAGCGCGGACTGCGTGCTGATGGTGCTCGCCGACCAGGCCTACGACCCCACCGACTACATCTTCGACTACGACGAGTTCCTGCGCGAAGCGGCGGGCATGCGCCGGCAGGAGGCGTAG
- a CDS encoding cytochrome b, whose protein sequence is MVWLHWLTVLCLVLAAGLILLREEVDGRMWRQWLLEGHRHFGLFVLGLFCLRVALRMRLGKRHDPEAGSALMRLLAGATHVVMYALLLTLPVLGWALSQSMGKPVHLFGATLPELVAPDPDLADSLGAWHVDAAWLLLGLILLHIGAALWHHLVRRDAVLQRMVPFLRRR, encoded by the coding sequence ATGGTGTGGCTGCACTGGCTCACCGTGCTGTGCCTGGTGCTGGCGGCGGGGCTGATCCTGCTGCGCGAAGAGGTCGACGGCCGCATGTGGCGGCAGTGGCTGCTGGAAGGCCACCGCCACTTCGGCCTGTTCGTGCTGGGCCTGTTCTGCCTGCGCGTCGCGCTGCGGATGCGCCTGGGCAAGCGCCACGACCCGGAGGCCGGCTCGGCGCTGATGCGTTTGCTGGCCGGCGCCACCCACGTGGTGATGTACGCGCTGCTGCTGACCCTGCCGGTGCTGGGCTGGGCGCTGAGTCAATCGATGGGCAAGCCGGTGCATCTGTTCGGCGCGACCCTGCCCGAGCTGGTCGCGCCCGATCCCGATCTCGCCGACAGCTTGGGCGCCTGGCACGTGGACGCGGCCTGGCTGCTGCTCGGCCTGATCCTGCTGCACATCGGCGCGGCGCTGTGGCACCACCTCGTGCGCCGCGACGCCGTGCTGCAACGCATGGTGCCGTTCCTGCGCCGCCGCTGA